The Verrucomicrobium spinosum DSM 4136 = JCM 18804 DNA segment GTCCCAGGTGATCATTGGCAGCGGCCACCGCCAGCTTGATGAAGGCATAAATGAGGGCGAAAATGAAGGCGGGACGGAGCTCGGCGGGATTGTGCTGTTCCGGCAGTCGGGCCTCCTGTTCCTTGCGGGTCAGAAGCCATGCAATGAAGGTGATGACGATCATCGCGCCAAGCATGGCTACCAAGGGGCCCGCCAGAGAGGGGAGCTTGGTGGCAGCGACGGCACCCACCTCCACCAGCACCCTCACCATGGCGATGGTGGAGGCGATCATGATCACAAGGCTGGCCAGTGCAGGGGATAGCCTGCCATCACGCACGCTGCGGGCTGAGCTGACCGAGGTGGCGGTGCTGGAGATGAGACCTCCCAAGATGCCCGAAAGCAGCACGCCGCCGCGTGCCCCCAGGATCTTGTAGGCCACATATCCTCCCAGGCCCAGCCCCACAATGAGCACCACCATGAGCCAGATCTCAAAGGGATTGAGCACCGCATACGGCCCGAAGGACTGGTTGGGCAGGATGGGCAGGATCACCATCGAGATGAGGACAAACCGCATGATGGCATGCATGTCCTGGTCGCCCATGGTCCGGGCAAACTGGTGCAGAGCCTGTTTCCAGTGCAAGAGCAACGCGACCATGCCGCCGACTGCCACGACCAGAAGGATGGGGCCGACGACCAGATAGGCCCCCAGGGCATAGAGGAGCAGCACCGCCACCTCCGTGGTCATCCCGCTGGCGGTGCCATTCTTCACCCGCGGGATGTTGGGGATGAAGAGCAGCAGGCTGAGCGAAAGGAAACCTCCGACCACAACCCAGCCACCGTAATCACGAGCCAGCAGGCCGCAGATGGTGCCCAGCAGCGTGATGAGAGGGAAAGTCCGAATCCCGCCGATGGCGCTATCACTGCGCTCCCGCTGCAGGCCGATGAGCATGCCCAAACCGAGGGAAACCATGAGTTGTTGGGCAATGGTCCAGTCCATAAGAGGTGAGGTTAATTTAGAATCTGGAAATGATAAACCTGTGCGTGGAAATAGTTCGTGCAACTTGCAACAACGAAGGTTGCACATCGCCTGTCTAAACCTTGGCAGTGGGTGGGGATGTGTCGCAAGTGGTTCAGAGCAAAGGGGGAAGGAATGCGGGACTGGCTGGCACGAATCGTGAGTTTTAAGAGAGTGTTATGAAAACGGAATGGTCAGTGGACCAGGGGTGGGGGCTTGTCGGCATGGGAGTGGCGGCGGCGGCGACCCTGGCTCTGCTTTTGGCATTCGCCGGCATCATCGCTCCCGTGACCCACCGCAATGACAGCAGGGCATCCGACAGAGCTGACGACGACGAGTTTTCTCGAATGCTGGCGGAACTGGACAGCGTGCGGCCCAAGGTGAGCTCGCCAGTGCTACAGGTGCCACCGCCAAAACCCCAGACGACGTCATCGAATGATCCCTTGACCACCGTCCCCGAACCGCAGCCGGTGGCGGCGGTGAAGATTAGCACTCCGCAAAATGACCCTGCGACGCACCCGGCTCCGGTTATCGAGCCCGTTCTCTTTCCGGCCCTGACTGCGGCAGAGATTGCCGAGGCAGCGGAGGTTCAGCCTGCTCCAGGTCCGGCAGAGGTGAAGCCTCCTGTGGTGTCCCCGGAGACGATGCCCGAGCCCATGGCGGATCCGGTGGCGGAAAATGAAGCTGTAGTTGCCATGAACCCTGTGGTCGCCGGCATGCCCCAGGCCGCGCCTGCCGTGGTGACACGGCAGGACCCTCCGCCCGCTCCTCTGCTGGTGGAGGGGGGCAAGCACGGCACGCTGACCGGGGGCGCGGTCCCACAGGATCTGGTGGCGATG contains these protein-coding regions:
- a CDS encoding MgtC/SapB family protein — protein: MDWTIAQQLMVSLGLGMLIGLQRERSDSAIGGIRTFPLITLLGTICGLLARDYGGWVVVGGFLSLSLLLFIPNIPRVKNGTASGMTTEVAVLLLYALGAYLVVGPILLVVAVGGMVALLLHWKQALHQFARTMGDQDMHAIMRFVLISMVILPILPNQSFGPYAVLNPFEIWLMVVLIVGLGLGGYVAYKILGARGGVLLSGILGGLISSTATSVSSARSVRDGRLSPALASLVIMIASTIAMVRVLVEVGAVAATKLPSLAGPLVAMLGAMIVITFIAWLLTRKEQEARLPEQHNPAELRPAFIFALIYAFIKLAVAAANDHLGHSGLYIVGVVSGLADMDAITLSTARLVDAQKLDAATGWRVILIASMSNLAFKGGVVAALGGIKVFTHVALWFGASLLAGGAILLLWP